The region CGAACTTGATGGTGCCGTCGCTCACCGAACCGGAGCCGGCCGCGGTGCGCTCCAGGGCGGCCTGGAGCTTCTCCTCGTCGACGGGCATCGCCGGCTCGACGACGCGCTGCTGACCGAACAGCGAGCCGATCACGGAGACCGGGTTGTAGTCGCTGCCCGCGGCGGCGCGGACCGTGTCCTGGGCGTTGAACTGGAGCCCGGCCTGGTCCGGCTTGAGCGAGACCGTGGTGCCGTCCACCGACAGCTGGAGCGCCTTGTTCATACGGGCCCCGAAGGCGTCGTCGAGCTTCTTGACGGCCTCGTCGCGGGTGCCGCCGCCGATGTCGACGCCGAGCACCGTGGTGCCCTTGGGGACGTCCGAGCGGTTCATCAGCAGCCCCGCGCCGTAGACGGCACCGGCGATGAACACCACGCCGACGCCCAGGAGCGTCAGCTTGCTGCGGCCCTTCTTCTTCGCCGGCTTCTTCGAGGAGGCGGCGGGCTTCGGGGCCGGCTCGGGCGCCTTCGGCGGGGTGTGCGGCAGCGGTCCGTCGGTGTGCGAGCCCGGCCCGAACGGGGAGTTCTGGGCGGCTGGCACAACAGGGATGCCGCTGGTCAGGGTGTGCCCGGAGACGTTGTCCACGGGGCCGCCGTAGCCCTGGCCGCCCGGATCGGGCGCGGGCTTCTGCGGGGTGAGGATCGCGGTGTCGTCGCTGAGGCCGCCACCGGGGTACCCCGTACCGAGGCCGGCCGCGCCGTGCCCGCCGGGGACGCCACGACCACCGGGGCCACCGGGTCCCGCGGCCAGGCTGCCCGGAGCCACGCCCGGGCCGACCGGCGGCACCAACGGGCCGTCACCGGTGACCGGACCGCCGGTCGGGCCCGCGGGACCGCCCCGGCCCTTCTCCGAGAAGTTCTCCGCGAAGTACGGGAGGTCGTCGCGGCGCGGTTCGCCACCCGGCCCTGCGGGGCCACCCGGGCCTCCTGGGCCGCCGGGCCCGCCCGGGCCGTCGCTTCCTATGGCCGGGAACGAAGCCGTGTTCCCCAGCGCCGCGGAGACGTCGAAGGAACCGGTGCCGCCGCCGTGACCGGGGGCCACGGGTCCGGCGCCGGTGGCACCGGGCAGCCCGGCACCGTTCGTACCGCCGCTCCCGGGGCGGGGCGCGTTCGCCCCGCCGGGCCGGGCAGCGCCCGCGCCGCCCAGGGGACCGGCGCCCTGCGGCGCCCCGGGACCCGTGGGTCCCGAACCGCCGGGCAGGCCCGCCCCGTTGGTGGACCCGCCGCCCGGGCCGCCGCCCGGCGCACCGGACTTGCGGGGTGCGAACCAGTCGCTGGTCTTCTCTCTGGCCGGAGCACCGCCCGCGGCGGCGGCTTCGGCCGAGGTCTCGGTGGCCGTGGACGCTGCCACGGGCGCACTCACGGCACGCTGCGCCTCCGCCGGGGCTCCCGCGGAACCGGCGGACTCGGCGGGCGACTCGGTGTCCCCGACCGGTGTGCGCACGACGACCGGCGGGATGGGCCGCGATCCGGGGATGTTGATCCGGATCCGTGTCGTCAGCGTGGTCTCGGTCTTGCGCTCCTCCGGCGGGGTACCGCCGGCCGAACGGCCCGCGTCGGCACCGTTTTCGGAAACCGTGGGGGTCCCATAGGGGGGCGTCCCCGACGGGTACGCGGCTCCACCGCGCCCGTTGGGCCCGGAGGACGAACTGTCAGTTTCACGACTCAAGGCAGGTTCTCCCGGTTGGCTCCGCCGCCCGTTTACTCGACCTCATCTCGGGCAGCTCGGCGGCGCGCACCACCATACTGGCCGTATTCGGCGCGCAAACCTCGCCCGCCCAGGAAATTCGCACGGGACCCGCACGTGTCCGGTACGGCGAAGTGGTACGTCACTTCCCAAGTCGGACGACGGAGTCGTGCGGTTGCCGCCCCAGACCAAGCGTGGCGCACATCACAGCCACGGCCATCCCGCCGAGCAGGAAGAGGTAGGAACCGAATCCCGCGCCGAAGAAGAAGTCCCCTTCCGGGCGGACGGAGGTGAGCAGGACGACCGCGATCATCCAGCCCACGGCGGGCGCGACGGCGCCGGCCCGGGAGCCGGTCGCCCGCGATCCGCCCAGGAAGAGCCCGGCCGCGCCGGCCAGGGCGAGCAGCAACCCGCCCGGGAACCAGGCGGCTTGCACCAGCGTCCCGGCGGCCCCGACCACCGCGCCGAGCAGGAACAGGCCCAGGTGGGCCACGATCCGCCCGGCCGAAGGCCTTGGCAGCGGCTGGGCGAGCGCGCTCCCCCGCTGTCCCGACATGCTCATCACGCGTCCGCCTTTCCCTGCTCGGTCCCCGTGGATCTCTGCTCGGTCCCCGTGGAACCCTGTTCGATCCCCGCGAAGAGGTCGGTCTCACGACCGGGTCCCGCGCGCTCCCCGCGCACCAACTCGTAGTACTCGGTGGTGAACAGCGGTTGTGCGAGTGCGTTCGACAGCGCGAACCAGGGTTCGGCCACCTCGATCTGGGTGGCGTGCGCCCGCATGGCGGCGGCCTTCGCGGTGGCGTACGCGGTCCCGTCGATCGCGGTGGTGACCACCGTGTCGTCGACCACGCCGGGTACGTCGGCCACGGCGGCGGAGCGCTCGAAGGGCAGTCCGGGCAGGGCCTCGCGCAGCTGTCGGAAGCCTTCCTCGACGACGGAGCGCGGGGCGCGGTTCCAGTAGACCTTGGCGATCTCCCAGGGCGCGCCGAGGTCGGGGCGGACGGCGGGGTCCGCGGCCAGCTCGACGGCGCGCACGGCGACGCGGTGGGCCTGGATGTGG is a window of Streptomyces mirabilis DNA encoding:
- a CDS encoding peptidoglycan binding domain-containing protein, whose protein sequence is MSRETDSSSSGPNGRGGAAYPSGTPPYGTPTVSENGADAGRSAGGTPPEERKTETTLTTRIRINIPGSRPIPPVVVRTPVGDTESPAESAGSAGAPAEAQRAVSAPVAASTATETSAEAAAAGGAPAREKTSDWFAPRKSGAPGGGPGGGSTNGAGLPGGSGPTGPGAPQGAGPLGGAGAARPGGANAPRPGSGGTNGAGLPGATGAGPVAPGHGGGTGSFDVSAALGNTASFPAIGSDGPGGPGGPGGPGGPAGPGGEPRRDDLPYFAENFSEKGRGGPAGPTGGPVTGDGPLVPPVGPGVAPGSLAAGPGGPGGRGVPGGHGAAGLGTGYPGGGLSDDTAILTPQKPAPDPGGQGYGGPVDNVSGHTLTSGIPVVPAAQNSPFGPGSHTDGPLPHTPPKAPEPAPKPAASSKKPAKKKGRSKLTLLGVGVVFIAGAVYGAGLLMNRSDVPKGTTVLGVDIGGGTRDEAVKKLDDAFGARMNKALQLSVDGTTVSLKPDQAGLQFNAQDTVRAAAGSDYNPVSVIGSLFGQQRVVEPAMPVDEEKLQAALERTAAGSGSVSDGTIKFESGKAVAVYGKAGKGIDVAASTQAVEDAYRAQVETGTTTPVKVATTTRQPTVSNAEVDREMKEFAEPAMSDRVTIQTDAVHSIPFGSLSLPKILGFKAVNGKLVETYDLKALKAAYGATFDGVQIQTASGKRAVTPQDVVTALGKALRGKTKAQRIGVIDIKPS
- a CDS encoding DUF6113 family protein, with the protein product MSMSGQRGSALAQPLPRPSAGRIVAHLGLFLLGAVVGAAGTLVQAAWFPGGLLLALAGAAGLFLGGSRATGSRAGAVAPAVGWMIAVVLLTSVRPEGDFFFGAGFGSYLFLLGGMAVAVMCATLGLGRQPHDSVVRLGK
- the mshB gene encoding N-acetyl-1-D-myo-inositol-2-amino-2-deoxy-alpha-D-glucopyranoside deacetylase — encoded protein: MTELPDRRLLLVHAHPDDESINNGATMARYTAEGAHVTLVTCTLGEEGEVIPPELAHLAPDREGGLGPHRIGELVAAMKELGVTDHRFLGGPGRFGDSGMMGLEQNHRAGAFWSADVDEAAEYLVEVIREVRPQVLVTYDPDGGYGHPDHIQAHRVAVRAVELAADPAVRPDLGAPWEIAKVYWNRAPRSVVEEGFRQLREALPGLPFERSAAVADVPGVVDDTVVTTAIDGTAYATAKAAAMRAHATQIEVAEPWFALSNALAQPLFTTEYYELVRGERAGPGRETDLFAGIEQGSTGTEQRSTGTEQGKADA